A genomic segment from Necator americanus strain Aroian chromosome III, whole genome shotgun sequence encodes:
- a CDS encoding hypothetical protein (NECATOR_CHRIII.G11023.T1): protein MKRRKSYTAAFKLDAVNYRDFHGTLAAASHFEVTEAMIRKWVVDRQNLQEMPATKRARRYKKPSVEEVEDAIYNWVVKKREENRAVTVKEIRTKAKELAEEHGHQNFKASAHWCILFMARKKLSVRRRTSVGQPLPSDHLQKCSDFRKFVAAEALNVSPFNLGNIDEVPVPFDIIYERTVDVKGRENIKIDSTGHEKSNFTVVLGVTAAGEKLKPMLIFKKKLMLKGQFPPDVIVKTNEKG from the coding sequence ATGAAACGTCGTAAATCGTATACAGCAGCTTTCAAGCTAGACGCCGTCAATTATCGTGATTTCCATGGAACCTTGGCAGCGGCTAGTCATTTTGAAGTCACTGAAGCAATGATAAGAAAGTGGGTTGTTGATCGACAAAATCTTCAAGAGATGCCAGCAACGAAGAGAGCCCGACGATACAAAAAACCAAGcgttgaagaagttgaagatgcCATCTACAACTGGGTTgtcaaaaaacgagaagaaaatagagctgtcactgtgaaagaaataaggaccAAAGCAAAGGAATTAGCAGAAGAGCATGGCcaccaaaattttaaagcatctgCGCATTGGTGCATCCTGTTTATGGCGCGAAAAAAGCTCTCTgtacgaagaagaacaagtgtCGGTCAACCATTACCGTCTGACCATCTACAAAAATGCTCGGATTTTCGAAAGTTCGTTGCAGCTGAAGCCTTAAACGTATCCCCTTTCAATTTGGGAAATATTGATGAAGTACCAGTTCCCTTTGATATCATCTATGAACGGACAGTTGATGTGAAGGGACGAGAGAACATTAAAATTGATTCTACCGGCCAtgagaaatctaattttactgtTGTATTGGGAGTGACTGCTGCTGGAGAAAAACTTAAACCAATgctaatttttaagaagaagttaATGCTAAAAGGACAATTTCCTCCAGATGTCAttgtgaaaacaaatgaaaaaggttGA
- a CDS encoding hypothetical protein (NECATOR_CHRIII.G11024.T1) gives MKEWIVEVWNKRENHNSDPDRSLLIFDSARCHVTDEVKQFCQQYSKIAVIPGGLTKILQPLDVGINKPFKDHLKAGWEKWMRDEAKATYTKSGIRRRMSYEEAALLVSESFQSISSDVIQHSFEKALCDLENLKNDFAMMNINDDDEVEIGKV, from the coding sequence ATGAAAGAATGGATCGTTGAAGTAtggaacaaaagagaaaatcacaattccGACCCTGATCGCTCtttgctgatatttgattctgCTCGTTGCCACGTAACTGATGAAGTGAAACAATTTTGTCAACAATATAGCAAAATTGCCGTAATACCAGGAGGATTGACTAAAATATTGCAACCCTTAGACGTCGGCATCAACAAACCGTTTAAAGACCACTTGAAAGCTGGCTGGGAAAAATGGATGAGAGATGAAGCTAAAGCAACTTAcacaaaaagtggaataagGAGAAGGATGAGCTACGAAGAAGCTGCACTTTTAGTTAGCGAAAGTTTCCAATCCATTTCATCTGATGTTATTCAACATAGCTTTGAAAAAGCATTGTGTGAtttggaaaatctcaaaaacgattttgccatgatgaatataaacgatgatgacgaagtagaaattggaaaagtttaG